A single window of Nicotiana sylvestris chromosome 5, ASM39365v2, whole genome shotgun sequence DNA harbors:
- the LOC138868763 gene encoding uncharacterized protein produces MDVTDQQDANSTNTSVAILPSTGIDPSDPLYLHPSDNPSTMLVSIPFDEIGYIFWRCSVLRRLSIKNKLGFVSGECKQPNLQSPNYRQWERCDNMVTLWILNSLSKEIADSVEYVSDVAELWKELEDRYEQTNGATLFQVQKEINDLSQGVLDITGYYTTLKKLWEELNTLIKRTQCSCVCSCGAKESMYKDAQDRRLIQFLMRLNEVYTIVRGSILMMNPLPTMAQAFSLLVQDEKQREIKPNNQLPIESTSLNVNNVGLSPFRTNFSPSYNYSGNNRGRPNLAQYSQSTQNSNQNFRPNRGKRMVANVQGVPADAMTSIVVCSSSIDFDKLSCRCFESKIDTWILDLGASNHITFNKSLLSDIVTLPYPLLVVSPNGYKVNVTEIENVKLVPEITLYKAPSLKRPLEIGKVKDGLYLLSKSSSFPSTLHSLPLSPTVDTNTEPFSEGTVSDQRNACNTPNVMSLSLDASSPSDHLHFSPAPVTAESSPIHNTSIPHITNSPSTQHTLGLTPLLKRSLREHKTPAYLKDYIYYVYQPALHKQTTTLQHSDFSMNALFSKHHYTSANTLVHDSQSLDLVSLPPRKKAIGCRWVYKLKHKADETIERFKARSLVDTQGLVCKLNKSLYGLKQTSRQWYEKLTEALCSRGYEHSVNNYSLFTKRKGNSVVYVAVYVDDRKFLLDLSKEYDCLEYSILASPLDPNAKLRAKEGVPLTDPTYYRNLVGKLNFLTNTRLDIAFSVQHLSQFMQDPREPHLKAAFYLLRYLKGDPTLGVFMSKDSDWSLRKVVGELVWLKRLLDKLTIPSSTPVRVFCDSESAYHMATNPVFHERTKHIEVDCHFVKKNYKKLISIPQMKELFFCSRIYPLFRRFEIQSLDLKLSFTELILIIVLSEYLWMISLSYYRRSTTLFRILPASCRLYHQHTTPNNNTLENPRSGLVNSGSGGTPSESRDGEPSNTINSDLQNLALTLQKQLKEQSDRIEQIPGVPPVIKGIDMDKYSQQPWKPIVALLPIPKKFKMPDILKYDGTTDP; encoded by the exons ATGGATGTCACTGATCAACAAGATGCGAATTCTACTAATACGAGTGTCGCGATACTTCCAAGCACGGGAATTGATCCAAGTGATCCTTTGTATCTGCACCCATCTGATAATCCTAGTACAATGCTTGTGTCTATCCCATTTGATGAGATAGGGTATATATTCTGGAGATGCAGTGTTCTTCGTAGATTGTCCATAAAGAACAAATTAGGCTTTGTCAGTGGGGAATGCAAACAACCAAATCTACAATCCCCAAACTATAGGCAGTGGGAACGATGTGACAACATGGTAACTTTGTGGATTCTAAACTCTCTTTCCAAAGAGATTGCAGATAGTGTCGAATATGTGAGTGATGTTGCTGAATTATGGAAGGAGCTGGAGGATCGCTATGAACAAACCAATGGAGCTACATTGTTTCAAGTTCAGAAAGAAATCAATGATCTCTCTCAAGGAGTCCTTGACATCACTGGCTATTATACTACGCTGAAAAAGTTGTGGGAAGAATTAAATACTCTGATCAAAAGGACTCAGTGTAGTTGTGTTTGTAGTTGTGGGGCAAAGGAAAGCATGTACAAGGATGCACAAGATAGAAGATTGATACAGTTTCTCATGAGACTCAATGAAGTGTATACTATAGTTCGAGGAAGTATCCTTATGATGAATCCACTGCCCACAATGGCCCAAGCCTTTTCTTTACTTGTCCAGGATGAAAAACAAAGGGAGATTAAACCAAATAATCAATTGCCAATTGAGTCCACCTCTTTGAATGTGAACAATGTAGGACTGAGTCCTTTTAGAACCAATTTCTCACCAAGCTACAATTACTCTGGAAACAACAGAGGCCGTCCT AACCTTGCACAATATTCTCAGAGTACTCAGAACTCCAATCAAAATTTTAGACCTAATAGAGGAAAGAGGATGGTAGCAAATGTGCAAGGAGTGCCAGCTGATGCAATGACAA GTATTGTTGTTTGCTCATCTTCTATTGATTTTGATAAACTATCTTGTAGATGCTTTGAATCAAAGATTGATACATGGATACTAGATTTAGGAGCCTCAAACCACATCACCTTTAACAAATCCCTACTGTCTGACATTGTAACCTTGCCTTATCCCCTTTTAGTTGTTTCACCAAATGGCTATAAAGTAAATGTGACAGAAATTGAGAATGTAAAACTTGTACCTGAGATCACTCTGTATAAA GCCCCTTCACTGAAGAGGCCTCTGGAGATTGGTAAAGTCAAGGATGGGTTGTACCTGCT ttCCAAATCTTCCTCCTTTCCTTCAACTCTTCATTCACTTCCTCTTAGTCCCACAGTTGATACCAATACAGAGCCATTCTCAGAAGGAACTGTGAGTGATCAAAGGAATGCATGCAATACACCCAATGTTATGTCACTTTCCCTTGATGCCTCTTCTCCCTCTGATCATTTACACTTTTCACCTGCACCTGTCACTGCAGAATCATCACCAATACATAATACCTCCATCCCACACATCACCAATTCACCTTCAACACAGCACACACTTGGTCTAACTCCACTTTTGAAAAGGTCACTAAGAGAACATAAAACACCTGCATACCTGAAAGATTACATATATTATGTGTATCAACCTGCCTTACATAAACAAACAACTACACTTCAACATTCTGACTTCTCTATGAATGCACTATTTTCTAAACATCACTATACTTCTGCTAATACTCTAGTTCATGATAGTCAATCTTTG GACCTTGTATCACTGCCTCctcggaagaaggcaattggatgtaGGTGGGTTTACAAATTGAAACACAAAGCAgatgaaaccattgaaagatttaaagcaAG GTCTTTGGTGGATACCCAAGGTTTGGTTTGTAAATTGAATAAATCTCTGTATGGGTTGAAGCAAACAAGCAGACAATGGTATGAAAAACTAACTGAGGCATTATGTTCAAGGGGATATGAACATTCTGTGAATAATTACTCCCTGTTTACCAAGAGGAAGGGGAACTCAGTTGTATATGTAGcagtttatgtggatgat AGGAAATTTCTTCTTGACTTGTCGAAGGAGTATGACTGCTTGGAGTATAGTATTCTTGCTTCACCCCTTGATCCCAATGCGAAACTAAGAGCAAAAGAGGGGGTGCCCTTGACAGATCCCACTTATTATAGAAATCTGGTTGGAAAGTTGAACTTCCTCACAAACACAAGGTTGGATATTGCTTTCAGTGTGCAACACCTCAGCCAGTTCATGCAGGACCCTAGGGAGCCCCATTTAAAAGCTGCCTTCTATTTGTTGAGATATCTCAAGGGTGATCCCACTCTGGGTGTGTTTATGTCCAAGGATTCAGACTG GTCTTTAAGAAAAGTGGTTGGGGAGTTAGTCTGGTTGAAAAGGTTACTTGATAAATTAACAATTCCCTCTTCTACTCCTGTTAGAGTGTTTTGTGATAGTGAGTCAGCCTATCATATGGCAACGAACCCAGTGTTTCATGAACGTACTAAACATATTGAGGTGGACTGCCACTTTGTTAAAAAAAACTACAAGAAG TTAATCTCCATTCCTCAAATGAAAGAGCTCTTCTTCTGCTCTCGTATTTATCCGCTTTTCAGAAGATTCGAGATACAGTCATTGGATCTGAAGTTGAGCTTTACTGAGCTCATTCTAATCATAGTGTTATCAGAGTACTTGTGGATGATATCTCTCAGCTATTACCGGAG GTCAACAACGCTCTTCAGGATTTTACCAGCTAGTTGCCGGTTGTACCACCAACACACAACTCCAAACAACAACACCCTGGAAAATCCTCGCTCCGGACTCGTTAATTCAGGCAGTGGAGGAACTCCCAGCGAATCTCGTGATGGAGAACCAAGTAacacaattaattctgatttacaaaatttagcattaactttgcagaaacagctcaaggagcagagcgaccgcatagagcaaataccaggAGTGCCACCTGTAATTAAGGGAATAgatatggacaaatactcacaacaaccttggaagccaattGTTGCTCTTCTACCAATTCCGAAGAAATTCAAGATGCCCGATATTCtgaaatatgatggaacaactgatccatGA